One window from the genome of Pseudomonas sp. L5B5 encodes:
- a CDS encoding isochorismate lyase, producing the protein MKTPEQCSSLDDVRCGIDAMDEQIIQALGRRLAYVKAAAQFKPTQQSIAAPERVAAMLPQRQQWAQQAGLDPMFVVPLFAQIIHWNIAQQVRHWRIGQGLEQGAQDE; encoded by the coding sequence ATGAAGACACCCGAGCAATGCAGCAGCCTGGACGACGTGCGCTGCGGGATCGACGCGATGGACGAACAGATCATCCAGGCCCTTGGCCGGCGCCTGGCCTACGTCAAGGCGGCGGCGCAGTTCAAGCCCACGCAGCAGAGCATCGCCGCTCCGGAGCGGGTCGCGGCGATGTTGCCGCAGCGTCAGCAATGGGCGCAGCAAGCGGGGCTGGACCCGATGTTCGTGGTGCCGCTGTTCGCCCAGATCATCCACTGGAACATCGCCCAGCAAGTGCGCCATTGGCGTATCGGCCAGGGGCTGGAGCAAGGAGCGCAAGATGAATGA
- a CDS encoding alpha/beta hydrolase produces the protein MSPPLLQRLRRRWFPLLCMTALVVGLPVSCAVLEHKERQLVFRIEPGTAGWYRGLPSTVQEFELKPKSFKAGQNIHAWWWPAQRADAPAILYLHGVRWNLTGQLFRIEQLHALGYSVLAIDYRGFGQSHGELPSETSVYEDARVAWERLMVLQPDAGKRLIYGHSLGGAVAIDLAAELGRQATSEQRPAAARGLIVESTFTTLGDAARAVTKTSLPVRWLMSQKFDSIDKIREIGMPLLVVHGLKDDYVPPRLSQELFKTALEPKQLLLVPGGTHNNSMSLAGKDYATAIKALLRTRQNL, from the coding sequence ATGTCCCCGCCCCTGCTCCAGCGCCTGCGCCGTCGCTGGTTTCCCCTGCTGTGCATGACCGCGCTGGTCGTTGGCCTGCCGGTGAGCTGCGCCGTGCTCGAACACAAGGAACGCCAGCTGGTGTTTCGCATCGAGCCGGGCACCGCCGGCTGGTACCGCGGCCTGCCAAGCACGGTGCAGGAGTTCGAGCTCAAGCCGAAAAGCTTCAAGGCCGGACAGAACATCCACGCCTGGTGGTGGCCGGCACAACGTGCCGATGCACCAGCGATCCTCTATCTGCACGGGGTGCGCTGGAACCTCACCGGCCAGCTGTTTCGCATCGAGCAACTGCACGCCCTGGGCTACTCGGTGCTGGCCATCGACTACCGGGGTTTTGGCCAGAGCCATGGCGAGCTGCCCTCCGAGACCAGTGTCTATGAAGACGCCCGCGTTGCCTGGGAGCGCCTCATGGTGCTGCAGCCAGATGCGGGCAAGCGCCTGATCTACGGCCACTCCCTGGGTGGCGCGGTGGCCATCGACCTGGCCGCCGAGCTCGGCCGCCAGGCCACTAGCGAGCAACGCCCGGCGGCGGCGCGAGGGCTGATCGTCGAGTCCACCTTCACCACCCTGGGCGACGCCGCAAGGGCCGTTACCAAGACTTCCCTGCCGGTGCGCTGGCTGATGTCGCAGAAGTTCGACTCCATCGACAAGATCCGCGAAATCGGCATGCCGTTGCTGGTGGTTCACGGCCTGAAAGACGATTACGTACCGCCGCGCCTGAGCCAGGAACTGTTCAAGACTGCCCTGGAACCGAAGCAATTGCTGCTGGTGCCCGGCGGCACCCACAACAACAGCATGAGCCTGGCCGGCAAGGACTACGCCACGGCGATCAAGGCCCTGCTGCGCACCAGGCAAAACCTGTAG
- a CDS encoding TonB-dependent siderophore receptor, producing MHIRLTPLAAALRPVIIGLSIASTSLPLLAAEPSAAMTDRQQRDYAIAPGNLDQVLGAFGQQSASMIAIDASLSAGKRSTGLNGRFSVDEGLQRLLKPLGLQAVAEGTGYRVVQASGGERVELGPTTVTTNQLGTVTEGSGSYTPGTIATATRLVLTPRETPQSISVVTRQAMDDFGLNSIDDVMRHTPGITVATYDSDRTSYFSRGFAIQNFQYDGIPILQDAQYSSGHTLTDTVIYDRVEILKGATGLLTGAGGPGGTINMVRKKPTAEFAGHIDLGAGSWDNYRSQVDVSGPLTDSGNVRGRMVAAYQDKKSFLDHYQRQTSVYYGILEFDLSPDTLLTVGADYQDNDPKGSSWSGSSSLYDSKGNAISTSRSYNNGASWSRWSQYTRTVFSTLEHSFANGWVAKAQYNHQINGYNAPLGSLMSPNAETGIASLLTRKYTGETVSDSGDLYATGPFDLLGREHQLVVGASISNSHWKGRDFTSATNHNNFYDYFNWNGHSPKPDWGSMTKKNDETTRQSAGYMTARFSLNDDLSLLLGSRVNNYEVSGTSQTKDTGKIIPYAGVVYDLNQNFSVYASYTEIYLPQDDYRDRNDKVLKPDEGTNYEVGLKGEFFDGRLNSSLAYFEVHEENRPVDDLAYNANPTTPGLDYASKGIKSKAKGYEAEISGELAPGWQLQAGYTHKIIRDQSGAKVSTWEPEDQVNLYTSYKLTGSLDKLTLGSGVRWQGTGWKILSNYGKGTEEKFAQDPYWLVDLMARYQITENVSATLNVNNLLDKKYFTNIGFYNSSYYGDPRNLMLSTRWNF from the coding sequence ATGCACATTCGCCTCACGCCCCTTGCCGCGGCCTTGCGCCCGGTCATCATCGGCCTGTCCATCGCCAGCACCAGCCTACCGCTGCTGGCCGCCGAACCCAGCGCCGCCATGACCGACCGCCAGCAGCGCGACTACGCCATTGCCCCGGGCAACCTGGACCAGGTGCTGGGCGCCTTCGGGCAGCAGTCGGCAAGCATGATCGCCATCGACGCCAGCCTCAGTGCCGGCAAGCGCAGCACCGGCCTGAATGGCCGTTTCAGCGTGGACGAAGGCCTGCAGCGCCTGCTGAAACCCCTGGGCCTGCAAGCCGTGGCCGAGGGCACAGGCTATCGGGTAGTACAGGCCAGCGGCGGTGAACGGGTCGAACTGGGACCAACCACGGTCACCACCAACCAGCTGGGCACCGTCACCGAAGGCAGCGGTTCCTACACTCCGGGCACCATCGCCACCGCCACCCGGCTGGTGCTGACACCGAGGGAAACCCCGCAGTCGATCTCGGTGGTCACCCGCCAGGCCATGGACGATTTCGGCCTCAACTCCATCGACGACGTGATGCGCCATACCCCGGGCATCACCGTGGCCACCTACGACAGTGACCGCACCAGTTACTTCTCCCGCGGCTTTGCCATTCAGAACTTCCAGTACGACGGGATTCCGATCCTGCAGGACGCGCAGTACTCCTCGGGCCATACCCTCACCGACACGGTGATCTATGACCGCGTGGAAATCCTCAAGGGCGCCACCGGCCTGCTCACCGGTGCCGGGGGCCCCGGCGGCACCATCAACATGGTGCGCAAGAAACCCACCGCCGAATTCGCCGGGCACATCGACCTGGGGGCCGGTTCCTGGGACAACTACCGCTCGCAGGTCGATGTCAGTGGTCCCCTGACCGACAGCGGCAATGTCCGCGGACGGATGGTCGCCGCCTATCAGGACAAGAAGTCCTTCCTTGACCACTACCAGCGCCAGACCAGCGTCTACTACGGCATCCTCGAGTTCGACCTGTCACCGGACACCCTGCTCACCGTCGGCGCCGACTATCAGGACAACGACCCCAAGGGTTCCAGCTGGTCGGGCAGCAGCTCGCTGTACGACTCCAAGGGCAACGCCATCAGCACCTCGCGCTCCTACAACAACGGCGCGAGCTGGAGTCGCTGGTCGCAATACACCCGCACGGTGTTCAGCACCCTGGAGCACAGCTTCGCTAACGGCTGGGTGGCCAAGGCCCAGTACAACCACCAGATCAATGGCTACAACGCGCCCCTGGGTTCGTTGATGTCGCCAAACGCCGAGACCGGCATCGCCTCGCTGCTGACCCGCAAGTACACCGGTGAAACCGTCAGCGACAGCGGGGATCTCTATGCCACGGGCCCCTTTGACCTGCTGGGACGCGAGCATCAGCTGGTGGTGGGAGCGTCGATCTCCAACTCTCACTGGAAAGGCCGGGATTTCACCAGCGCCACCAATCACAACAACTTCTACGACTACTTCAACTGGAACGGGCACAGCCCCAAGCCAGATTGGGGCAGCATGACCAAGAAGAACGACGAGACCACCCGCCAGAGCGCCGGCTACATGACTGCGCGCTTCAGCCTCAACGACGACCTTTCGTTGCTGCTGGGCAGCCGGGTCAACAACTACGAGGTCAGCGGCACCAGCCAGACCAAGGACACCGGCAAGATCATTCCCTACGCCGGGGTGGTCTACGACCTCAACCAGAACTTCTCCGTCTATGCCAGCTACACCGAGATCTACCTGCCCCAGGACGACTACCGCGACCGCAACGACAAGGTGCTCAAGCCCGACGAAGGCACCAACTACGAGGTGGGCCTCAAGGGCGAGTTCTTCGACGGCCGCCTGAACTCCAGCCTGGCCTATTTCGAAGTGCATGAAGAAAACCGCCCGGTGGATGACCTGGCCTACAACGCCAACCCCACCACCCCCGGCCTGGACTATGCGTCCAAGGGCATCAAGTCCAAGGCCAAGGGGTATGAAGCGGAAATCTCCGGCGAGCTCGCTCCCGGCTGGCAACTGCAGGCCGGCTACACCCACAAGATCATTCGCGACCAGAGCGGGGCCAAGGTCTCCACCTGGGAACCGGAAGACCAGGTCAACCTCTACACCAGCTACAAGCTGACCGGCAGCCTCGACAAGCTGACCCTGGGCAGCGGCGTGCGCTGGCAGGGCACTGGCTGGAAGATCCTCAGCAACTACGGCAAGGGCACCGAGGAAAAATTCGCCCAGGACCCGTACTGGTTGGTGGACCTGATGGCCCGCTACCAGATCACCGAGAACGTCTCTGCCACCCTCAACGTCAACAACCTGCTCGACAAGAAGTATTTCACCAACATCGGCTTCTACAACTCGTCGTACTACGGCGACCCGCGGAACCTGATGCTCAGCACCCGCTGGAACTTCTAA
- a CDS encoding thioesterase II family protein, which produces MRKVPSAWLRRYPQSRPPRCRLVCLPHAGGSASFFNDWRGQLPADVELVSVQYPGREERLGETWPGSLEWMAGTITRALSDLAERPLVLFGHSMGAAVAFEVAARLQQQGAAPQRLIVSAHPAPHRQRRSELHLGPDAGLLADVQRLSDGQPSLLDDPALRELYLPALRNDYRLIESYRGDSSRTLDLPISVCLGAEDREVDQDEAYAWAETSRQVTDFQTFPGGHFYLRDQQGEVLRHLTRLLASHGEPAWQCWPSTP; this is translated from the coding sequence GTGAGAAAGGTCCCCAGTGCCTGGCTGCGCCGCTACCCGCAGTCTCGACCGCCGCGATGCCGGCTGGTATGCCTGCCCCACGCCGGTGGCAGCGCCAGTTTCTTCAACGACTGGCGCGGCCAGCTGCCAGCGGATGTCGAGTTGGTCAGCGTGCAGTACCCGGGGCGCGAAGAGCGTCTTGGGGAAACCTGGCCCGGTAGCCTGGAGTGGATGGCCGGTACCATCACTCGCGCCCTGTCGGACCTGGCAGAGCGGCCGCTGGTGCTGTTCGGCCACAGCATGGGGGCCGCCGTGGCCTTCGAAGTCGCCGCGCGTCTGCAACAGCAGGGCGCGGCCCCGCAGCGGCTGATCGTTTCGGCGCATCCGGCGCCCCACCGCCAGCGCCGCAGCGAGTTGCACCTGGGGCCCGATGCCGGGTTGCTGGCCGATGTGCAGCGGCTTTCCGACGGCCAGCCTTCGCTCCTGGATGACCCCGCCCTGCGTGAGCTGTATCTGCCGGCGCTGCGTAACGACTATCGACTGATCGAGTCCTATCGGGGCGATTCGAGCCGGACCCTGGACCTGCCGATTAGCGTCTGCCTGGGCGCCGAGGATCGCGAAGTGGATCAGGACGAGGCGTATGCCTGGGCCGAGACCAGCCGCCAGGTCACTGACTTCCAGACCTTCCCCGGCGGGCATTTCTACCTGCGTGACCAGCAGGGTGAGGTGCTGCGCCACCTGACGCGGCTGCTGGCCAGCCATGGCGAGCCGGCGTGGCAGTGCTGGCCCTCGACCCCATGA
- a CDS encoding sigma-70 family RNA polymerase sigma factor, producing the protein MEPNPSLQHAVGELYVQHHNWVVQLLRRKLGNQDQAMDLAQDTFVRILRSEQLPVLREPRAYLNTVASRLCGQYFRRQALERAYLESLAQLEPQHQSSPETRLLVLEALDAVGQVLDGLGSRVREVFLLSQLEGLTYPQIAERLQLSVNVVQKAMLKAYRHCYAAVYPG; encoded by the coding sequence ATGGAGCCCAACCCTTCGCTACAGCACGCCGTGGGCGAGCTCTACGTCCAGCATCACAACTGGGTGGTGCAACTGTTGCGACGCAAGCTCGGCAACCAGGATCAGGCCATGGACCTGGCCCAGGACACCTTTGTGCGCATTCTGCGCAGCGAGCAACTGCCCGTGCTGCGCGAACCCCGGGCCTACCTCAACACCGTGGCCAGCCGCCTGTGCGGGCAATATTTCCGTCGCCAGGCCCTGGAGCGCGCGTACCTGGAATCCCTGGCGCAGCTGGAGCCGCAGCACCAGTCCTCGCCGGAAACCCGCCTGTTGGTGCTCGAAGCCCTGGATGCCGTGGGCCAGGTGCTGGACGGGCTGGGCAGCCGGGTGCGCGAGGTGTTCCTGCTGTCCCAGCTCGAAGGCCTGACCTACCCGCAGATTGCCGAACGCCTGCAGCTCTCGGTCAACGTGGTGCAGAAAGCCATGCTCAAGGCCTACCGCCACTGCTACGCGGCGGTGTACCCGGGATGA
- a CDS encoding DUF4880 domain-containing protein, with the protein MNAFQPVDDQGAVEQRVLDQALEWLVLLQSGLSNPEQQAACLAWRRADPQHELAWQRLAGIGQDLRASTSSLSAPHARQLLQARSHPGRRTLLKGFVGLGVVAASSWGVRERLLLPQLFSDYHTATGERRQLQLAAGASLQLDTRTSLDQQASPQGLQLRLNSGRLLLTLGNAAPLRIATLDGRIHLAPRSRLILSVGLPGIDGTRVQLLAGSGSVSTAHAPLLELGPGQQVDIGQQRIGAVLAVPASASAWTQGLLIAERQPLGEVIAELDRYRPGLLRCAAEVAGLRVSGSFSLDQPDASLDLLAKTLPIRIRRVMGYWASVDAA; encoded by the coding sequence ATGAACGCCTTTCAGCCGGTGGACGATCAGGGCGCGGTGGAACAGCGAGTGCTGGACCAGGCCCTGGAGTGGCTGGTGCTGTTGCAATCGGGCCTCAGCAACCCCGAGCAGCAGGCCGCCTGCCTGGCCTGGCGCCGGGCCGACCCGCAGCATGAACTGGCCTGGCAGCGCCTGGCCGGGATCGGCCAGGACCTGCGCGCCAGCACCAGCAGCCTGTCCGCGCCCCACGCCCGGCAACTGCTGCAGGCCCGCAGCCACCCAGGGCGGCGCACCCTGCTCAAGGGGTTCGTCGGCCTTGGCGTGGTGGCCGCCAGCAGTTGGGGCGTGCGTGAACGGCTGCTGTTGCCACAGTTGTTCAGCGACTACCACACCGCTACCGGCGAGCGCCGCCAATTGCAACTGGCCGCGGGCGCCAGCCTGCAACTGGACACCCGCACCAGCCTCGACCAGCAGGCCAGCCCCCAGGGCCTGCAACTGCGGCTCAACAGCGGCCGCCTGCTGCTGACCCTGGGCAACGCCGCGCCACTGCGCATTGCCACCCTCGATGGGCGCATCCACCTGGCCCCCCGCTCCCGGCTGATCCTCAGCGTTGGCTTGCCGGGCATCGACGGCACCCGGGTGCAACTGCTGGCCGGCAGCGGCTCGGTGAGCACCGCCCACGCGCCCCTGCTGGAACTGGGTCCGGGCCAGCAAGTGGATATCGGCCAACAACGGATCGGCGCGGTGCTCGCCGTGCCCGCCTCGGCCAGCGCCTGGACCCAGGGCCTGCTGATTGCCGAACGCCAGCCTCTGGGGGAGGTGATCGCCGAACTCGACCGCTATCGCCCCGGTCTGCTGCGCTGCGCCGCCGAGGTCGCCGGGTTGCGGGTCTCCGGCTCGTTCTCCCTGGACCAGCCGGACGCCAGCCTAGACCTGCTGGCCAAGACCCTGCCCATTCGCATCCGGCGGGTGATGGGTTACTGGGCCTCCGTGGACGCTGCCTGA
- a CDS encoding zinc-dependent alcohol dehydrogenase family protein: protein MQAITLSLPASLDNLKVVELPDPGQPAAGQIRVRIHACSLNYHDYAVVTGGLPTADGRIPMADGAGVVEAVGEGVSEFKVGDAVVSCFFPHWHDGGPAIADFSTTPGDGVDGYAREVVVQPSHWFTHAPKGYSHAEAATLTTAGLTAWRALVVDGALKAGETVLVLGTGGVSIFALQLAKAMGATVIATSSSDAKLARVRELGADHTINYRTHPEWGAEVLKLTGGRGVDHVVEVGGPGTLPQSINACRIGGHIALIGVLTGWAGPVPTAALMARQQRLQGLIVGSRQQQVEMVRGLEATGIKPIIDSTFALADIAKAFAHEASGAHLGKICLSL, encoded by the coding sequence ATGCAAGCCATCACGCTCAGCCTGCCGGCATCCCTGGACAACCTGAAGGTAGTGGAACTTCCCGACCCGGGGCAGCCTGCCGCGGGGCAGATCCGGGTGCGCATCCATGCCTGCTCCCTGAACTATCACGACTACGCGGTCGTGACCGGTGGCCTGCCTACCGCCGACGGACGTATTCCCATGGCCGATGGCGCCGGGGTAGTGGAAGCCGTGGGCGAGGGCGTCAGCGAGTTCAAGGTGGGGGATGCGGTGGTGTCCTGCTTCTTCCCGCATTGGCACGATGGCGGCCCGGCGATTGCCGATTTCAGCACCACCCCGGGGGATGGTGTCGACGGTTACGCCCGTGAAGTGGTGGTCCAGCCCAGCCACTGGTTCACCCATGCACCCAAGGGCTACAGCCATGCCGAGGCGGCGACCCTGACCACCGCCGGCCTGACCGCCTGGCGCGCACTGGTGGTGGATGGTGCACTCAAGGCCGGCGAAACCGTGCTGGTGCTGGGCACTGGCGGGGTCTCGATCTTCGCCCTGCAACTGGCCAAGGCCATGGGCGCCACGGTGATCGCCACCTCGTCGTCGGATGCCAAGCTGGCGCGGGTTCGCGAGCTGGGGGCCGATCACACCATCAATTACCGCACCCACCCCGAGTGGGGCGCCGAAGTGCTCAAGCTCACCGGCGGTCGCGGCGTCGATCACGTGGTGGAAGTGGGTGGCCCGGGCACCTTGCCGCAGTCCATCAACGCGTGTCGTATTGGCGGGCATATCGCCCTGATCGGTGTCCTCACCGGCTGGGCCGGCCCGGTGCCGACGGCGGCGCTGATGGCCAGGCAACAGCGCCTGCAGGGGCTGATCGTCGGCAGCCGCCAGCAGCAGGTCGAGATGGTCCGGGGCCTGGAGGCCACTGGGATCAAGCCGATCATCGACAGCACCTTCGCCCTGGCGGACATCGCCAAGGCCTTTGCCCATGAAGCGTCCGGCGCGCACCTGGGGAAAATCTGTCTGAGTCTCTGA
- a CDS encoding isochorismate synthase: protein MNETCRSGLTRALQDGEAQARREGRVVLVVFSLAAERLEPLRLFAANRQVFGQSLFWSGGQGGLALAGFGCTEEISPVAGERFSASSQAWRQLLAEAHQVGPRKAYLCGGFCFDPQGARSAKWQSFAETSLVLPRILLLQEDDQQHWLFSLWLEPGADVAHCAASLVAEWTLLLTRYAHAPRRQLPSCIEQQDDTEDAAQWQATVAGAIGRIGAGELNKVVLAREVCLQAEHNIPCGPLLENLEAAYPQAFLFAFSRGDRCFLGATPERLVRVARGTLNTVALAGTCARGLHEQQDAELGQTLMDSAKDRYEHALVVQTVREALQPYCAMLEIPPQPQLHRLAHVQHLLTPVLGRLRPQVDVLQLVKVLHPTPAVGGLPRAGALDYIREHEGLDRGWYAAPVGWLNAEGDGDFAVALRSALIHGNQAHLFAGCGIVAESDPQSEYRETCLKLRTIGEALRPQPASPDVQAV from the coding sequence ATGAATGAAACATGCCGGTCCGGGCTGACCCGGGCGCTGCAGGATGGCGAGGCCCAGGCCCGCCGTGAGGGCCGGGTGGTGCTGGTGGTGTTCAGCCTGGCGGCTGAACGCCTGGAGCCGTTGCGGTTGTTCGCGGCCAACCGCCAGGTCTTCGGCCAGAGCCTGTTCTGGTCCGGTGGCCAGGGAGGGCTGGCCCTGGCGGGGTTCGGTTGCACTGAAGAAATCAGCCCGGTGGCCGGTGAGCGTTTTTCTGCCAGCAGCCAGGCCTGGCGCCAGTTGCTGGCCGAGGCGCATCAGGTGGGGCCCCGCAAGGCCTACCTGTGCGGTGGTTTCTGCTTCGATCCCCAGGGTGCGCGCAGCGCCAAGTGGCAATCGTTCGCCGAGACTTCCCTGGTGTTGCCGCGAATCCTGCTGTTGCAAGAGGATGATCAACAGCACTGGCTGTTCAGCCTGTGGCTGGAGCCGGGGGCCGATGTCGCCCATTGCGCCGCCAGCCTGGTCGCCGAGTGGACCCTGCTGTTGACCCGCTACGCCCATGCGCCGCGCCGGCAACTGCCGTCCTGTATCGAGCAGCAGGACGACACCGAGGATGCCGCGCAGTGGCAGGCCACGGTTGCCGGGGCGATCGGGCGGATCGGGGCCGGCGAGTTGAACAAGGTGGTGCTGGCCCGGGAGGTCTGCTTGCAGGCCGAGCACAACATCCCTTGTGGTCCGTTGCTGGAGAATCTCGAGGCGGCCTATCCCCAGGCCTTCCTGTTTGCCTTCAGCCGCGGTGATCGGTGCTTCCTGGGGGCCACCCCCGAGCGCCTGGTACGAGTCGCGCGCGGCACCTTGAACACCGTGGCCCTGGCCGGCACGTGTGCCCGGGGCCTGCACGAGCAGCAGGATGCCGAGCTGGGCCAGACGTTGATGGACAGTGCCAAGGACCGCTACGAGCATGCCCTGGTGGTACAGACCGTGCGGGAAGCCTTGCAACCCTACTGTGCGATGCTGGAAATCCCCCCCCAGCCGCAGTTGCATCGCCTGGCCCATGTCCAGCATTTGCTGACGCCGGTGCTCGGTCGCTTGCGGCCCCAGGTGGACGTGCTGCAGCTGGTCAAGGTCCTGCATCCGACGCCGGCGGTGGGCGGTTTGCCCCGGGCCGGGGCCCTGGACTATATCCGCGAGCATGAGGGCCTGGACCGGGGCTGGTATGCGGCCCCGGTGGGCTGGCTCAATGCCGAGGGTGATGGCGATTTTGCCGTGGCCCTGCGCTCGGCGCTGATCCATGGCAACCAGGCGCACCTGTTCGCCGGCTGCGGCATCGTCGCCGAGTCGGACCCGCAGAGTGAGTATCGGGAGACTTGCCTGAAGCTGCGGACCATCGGCGAAGCCCTGCGCCCGCAACCGGCTTCGCCGGATGTCCAGGCCGTGTGA